The Syntrophotalea acetylenivorans genome contains the following window.
AGCCAGAGGGAAGGTCAGTTGTTTGTTATTCAGGGGCAGGTTCTGAATGAAGGTATTGAGCCGCGGGCGGCTATCGTCGTGAAGGGTAGCATCTATGATGCGGCCGGAGCACGTTTGGCTCAGCAGAGTGCTTTCTGTGGCAATCCCATGGGCAAGGAACAGCTTCGTGTCTGGCCGATAATGCGTATCTCCGAGCGGATGCAGAACCAGTTTGGGGAAATGCTGACCAATCTCAACCTGGAACCGCAGCGGGCTATTCCGTTTACCCTGGTGTTCAAAAATTTACCGGGTGAGGTTGCGGAATTCGAGGTGATTGTCGAGACCAGCGAACCGGTAATCAAGTAGTTTCCGTTCGGCAACGGCTCTTTCCCGCCGTGGCGGCGTCAATCTTCGAACTTGCTTGTGCGGCGTACCGGTGTACGCCTCCGCGCAAGCTCTTGATTTTCTTGCCACGACGAAAAATCCCTCGTTTTCGATTCGGAAACCTGCGCAGGAAATGAAAAAGCCGCCTTAAGGGGCGGCTTTTTTTCATTGTCTTTGGCTAGCTATTTGGATTACCGGTCATGCTTTGGGTTCGTCGTCTTTTTTGTCTTTCGGGGTGACGTCAATTTCGTCTTTCCCCTGGAGACTTCTGCGAAAATTGGTGATGCCTTTGCCTAAGGCAGACCCAATTTCAGGCAGTTTCCGGCCGCCAAAAATTAATACGACAACGGCCAGGATCAGAATTAATTCAAAGGTTCCGGGAATCCCCATGCATTCCTCTTTAATGCATTCGCAAAACGTATAGGATGGCTAAGCAAAAACTCTGTTCTACAAGGCTTGGTGTTTTTTCAGAGATAAAGGCATACATTTAGTATGTCTAGGTCCTGAAAAAATGTCCTAACGCCGTAGGGTGGACTTTTTGCGACGCTATCTCTTTAAAAGAAAAGAGGAGCGCCTTTAGGGGCGCTCCTCTTCGCTATTTTGTCAGGGAGCTTTGATGCAGTCTACGGGACAGCAATCAACGCAAGCGCCACAATCGGTGCAAGCTTCGGCGTCGATGACGCGAACATCGCCCTGCTCAGCAATAGCGCCCAGAGGACAGGAGTCGTCGCAGGCACCACAGTTGATACATTCGTCAGTGATGGTGTAAGCCATGGAATTTACCTCTTTTTCGTTAGGATGTGATTCGCCTTGCT
Protein-coding sequences here:
- a CDS encoding DUF3426 domain-containing protein; its protein translation is MGLPEEEVFFDETSSRTSLPAPRPPAERRKKSRRGWMWLLLLVALMAGGGYFYYARQQLTSYWQELLVEWQLIPEPPAEGKGLKPVELTGYFINSQREGQLFVIQGQVLNEGIEPRAAIVVKGSIYDAAGARLAQQSAFCGNPMGKEQLRVWPIMRISERMQNQFGEMLTNLNLEPQRAIPFTLVFKNLPGEVAEFEVIVETSEPVIK
- a CDS encoding twin-arginine translocase TatA/TatE family subunit, which gives rise to MGIPGTFELILILAVVVLIFGGRKLPEIGSALGKGITNFRRSLQGKDEIDVTPKDKKDDEPKA
- a CDS encoding 4Fe-4S binding protein, coding for MAYTITDECINCGACDDSCPLGAIAEQGDVRVIDAEACTDCGACVDCCPVDCIKAP